GTAAGAGGTTGCGCGTGCTGCTCTGCATAGACATCGGTAACACCAATACGGTGCTCGCCACCTTCGACGGGGACAAGCTGGTCCACTCCTGGCGGATCAAGACCGACGCCCGGTCCACCGCCGACGAGCTCGGCCTCAAGCTGCGCGGCCTGCTCGCCGGCGACGCCGTGGAGATCACCGGGGTGGCGGCCTGCTCGACCGTGCCGGCCGCACTCCGCTCGCTGCGCACGATGCTCAGCCGGTACTACGGCGACACGCCCAGCGTGATCGTCGAGCCGGGCGTGAAGACGGGCGTGCAGCTGGCGATCGACAACCCCAAGGAGGTCGGCTCCGACCGGGTGGTCAACACCCTCGCGGCGTACACGATCTACGGCGGCCCCTCGATCGTCGTCGACTTCGGGACGACCACCAACTTCGACGTGATCAGCGCGCGGGGCGAGTTCCTCGGCGGCGCCTT
The window above is part of the Phytohabitans houttuyneae genome. Proteins encoded here:
- a CDS encoding type III pantothenate kinase; this encodes MLLCIDIGNTNTVLATFDGDKLVHSWRIKTDARSTADELGLKLRGLLAGDAVEITGVAACSTVPAALRSLRTMLSRYYGDTPSVIVEPGVKTGVQLAIDNPKEVGSDRVVNTLAAYTIYGGPSIVVDFGTTTNFDVISARGEFLGGAFAPGIEISFDALAARAAQLRKVEPTRPRSVIGKNTVECLQSGMYFGFAGQVDRIVERMAEELGPLRAVIATGGLAPVVIEECRTITHHEPMITLIGLRMVYERNT